A region from the Lolium perenne isolate Kyuss_39 chromosome 4, Kyuss_2.0, whole genome shotgun sequence genome encodes:
- the LOC127297359 gene encoding uncharacterized protein, producing the protein MGSAAPLMTLRDLLELKCESSCSDGFRSYPRRLPRHVDDGKALQAKEAPVQLLIESDLRRSPSRTLSSILFPRSPGSLATVSRLTRSLSRRLVFWRRHRGDDDEYGWSVGDERDSLGLPSPVVSSCSASQCSESVAEVADPLVQPEELQSGASDESEKPSPSTSSACTGSANDDASDGVAAGDGHTALEDGDPVGSGSLESMVDKQQLSPVSVMDFPFHDEDDGDERSDAGTCSPSFLQRQHDLERTSSSSAHEPLPLPLHKIRRLDGLAQAAVDPVDLEPRFIASDDSRPSSVSGDTQAQSDSSSASTDHDRSSATTSTTTLSTDEQHHRGADDEEGDPDHARSSETTSTTLSSTDHDSASATTSTTLSSDDQHRSADDGEREPDEHLHYRLLEGLLKDDDGTVATSDAAAERLLLDFLAEGLGRLRELKVGQVVGTVRPSSDHDEWALVRAAKEWLLGAGTRWGVEDVLFAGPAALADMDRERRWMCVGEEEREVSVAVGELLMDALVAELVSDLAARC; encoded by the exons ATGGGGTCGGCGGCGCCGCTGATGACGCTGCGGGACCTGCTGGAGCTCAAGTGCGAGTCCAGCTGCAGCGACGGCTTCCGCTCCTACCCGCGCCGCCTCCCCCGGCATGTCGACGACGGCAAAGCACTGCAGGCGAAGGAGGCGCCCGTGCAGCTGCTGATCGAGTCCGACCTCCGCCGGAGCCCGTCGCGGACGCTGTCCTCCATCCTCTTCCCCAGGAGCCCCGGGTCGCTGGCCACCGTCTCGCGCCTCACCAGGAGCCTCTCGCGGCGGCTCGTCTTCTGGAGACGCCACCGCGGGGACGACGACGAGTACGGTTGGAGCGTCGGCGACGAGCGGGACTCGCTCGGCCTCCCGTCGCCCGTCGTCAGCAGCTGCTCCGCGTCCCAATGCTCGGAATCAGTTGCAGAGGTCGCCGACCCTCTCGTTCAACCGGAGGAGCTGCAGTCCGGCGCCTCGGATGAGTCCGAAAAGCCGTCGCCGTCGACGTCCTCGGCCTGCACGGGGAGTGCCAACGACGACGCGAGCGACGGCGTCGCCGCCGGAGACGGGCACACG GCGCTGGAGGACGGCGACCCCGTGGGCAGCGGCAGCCTGGAGTCCATGGTTGACAAGCAGCAGCTCAGCCCGGTATCCGTCATGGATTTCCCCTtccacgacgaggacgacggaGACGAACGCAGCGACGCCGGCACCTGCTCGCCTTCCTTCCTGCAGCGCCAGCACGATCTCGAAC GGACGTCGTCGAGCTCGGCGCAcgagccgctgccgctgccgctgcacAAGATCCGACGGCTGGACGGCCTGGCGCAGGCAGCAGTTGACCCCGTCGATCTCGAGCCACGATTCATCGCGTCCGACGACTCCAGGCCGTCGTCGGTGTCGGGTGACACGCAGGCCCAGAGCGACTCCAGCAGCGCCAGCACCGACCACGACAGATCGTCAGCTACGACGTCGACGACGACACTGTCGACCGATGAGCAGCACCACCGGGGCGCCGATGATGAAGAGGGCGATCCTGACCACGCCAGGTCGTCAGAAACGACGTCGACGACACTGTCATCTACCGACCACGACAGCGCTTCAGCGACGACGTCGACGACACTTTCATCCGATGACCAACATCGGAGCGCTGATGATGGAGAGCGCGAGCCTGACGAGCACCTCCATTACCGCCTCCTCGAGGGGCTCCTCAAGGACGACGACGGCACGGTTGCCACTTCGGATGCTGCCGCGGAACGGCTGCTGCTCGACTTCCTCGCGGAGGGGCTCGGCCGGCTCCGGGAACTAAAGGTGGGGCAGGTGGTCGGCACGGTGAGGCCATCGAGCGACCACGACGAGTGGGCGCTGGTGCGTGCGGCCAAGGAATGGTTGCTGGGCGCCGGCACGCGGTGGGGCGTGGAGGACGTGCTGTTCGCCGGGCCGGCGGCGCTGGCGGACATGGACCGGGAGCGGCGGTGGATGTGCGTCGGCGAGGAGGAGCGGGAGGTTAGCGTGGCGGTGGGGGAGCTGCTGATGGACGCGCTGGTGGCGGAGCTGGTGAGCGACCTGGCAGCACGGTGTTGA